A DNA window from Pseudomonas sp. B21-056 contains the following coding sequences:
- the pfkB gene encoding 1-phosphofructokinase, whose translation MAKILTLTLNPALDLTVELARLEPGQVNRSDAMHSHAAGKGVNVAQVLADLGHTLTVSGFLGEDNAQAFETLFAQRGFVDAFIRVPGETRSNIKLAEQDGRITDLNGPGPRVDDAAQQALLARLEQIAPAHDVVVVAGSLPRGVSPQWLQALITRLKTLGLRVALDTSGEALRVALAAGPWLIKPNTEELADALGCDVVTEQAQAQAAQRLHGQGVEHVVISHGAEGVNWFSVGSALHASPPKVTVASTVGAGDSLLAGMLHGLLGAHAPEQTLRTATAIAAMAVTQIGFGIHDSALLASLEQGVRVRPLTEQ comes from the coding sequence ATGGCGAAGATTCTTACCCTGACCCTCAACCCGGCGCTCGACCTCACGGTGGAACTGGCGCGCCTGGAACCGGGCCAGGTCAACCGCAGCGATGCCATGCACAGCCACGCCGCCGGCAAGGGCGTGAACGTGGCCCAGGTATTGGCCGACCTCGGGCATACGCTGACCGTCAGTGGCTTTCTGGGTGAAGACAACGCCCAGGCGTTCGAGACGTTGTTCGCTCAGCGCGGGTTTGTCGACGCCTTTATCCGTGTGCCCGGGGAAACCCGCAGCAACATCAAGCTGGCCGAGCAGGATGGACGCATCACCGACCTCAACGGCCCCGGCCCGAGGGTCGATGACGCGGCGCAGCAAGCGTTGCTGGCGCGACTGGAGCAGATCGCCCCCGCTCACGATGTCGTGGTGGTGGCGGGCAGTTTGCCCCGAGGTGTCAGCCCGCAGTGGTTGCAGGCGTTGATCACGCGTCTGAAAACCCTCGGCCTGAGGGTGGCCCTCGACACCAGCGGCGAAGCCTTGCGCGTCGCGCTGGCGGCCGGGCCGTGGCTGATCAAGCCGAACACCGAGGAACTGGCCGATGCACTGGGCTGCGATGTAGTGACCGAACAGGCCCAGGCCCAGGCGGCGCAACGCTTGCACGGCCAGGGCGTCGAGCATGTGGTGATTTCCCACGGCGCCGAGGGAGTGAACTGGTTCAGCGTCGGCTCGGCGCTGCACGCGTCTCCCCCCAAGGTCACCGTCGCCAGCACCGTGGGTGCCGGTGATTCGCTGTTGGCGGGCATGCTGCACGGCCTGCTCGGTGCACATGCCCCGGAACAGACCCTGCGCACCGCCACGGCCATCGCCGCGATGGCGGTCACCCAGATCGGTTTCGGCATCCATGACAGCGCGTTGCTGGCGTCGCTTGAACAGGGCGTGCGCGTGCGCCCCCTGACAGAACAATAA
- a CDS encoding PTS fructose-like transporter subunit IIB, with the protein MKLAIVTACPNGMVTSVLCARLLDAAAQRQGWSTSVEVHDAAHPERQLSAATLEAAEWVLLVASGPVDLSRFVGKRLFRSTPAQALQDVDALLRRGAEEAEVFVEVQAPEAPPAVSSERVPRLVAITACPTGVAHTFMAAEALQQAATKLGYHLQVETQGSVGARNPLSAQAIAEADVVLLATDIEVATERFAGKKIYRCGTGIALKQAEATLNKALVEGRQESASNSSATPAKAEKTGVYKHLLTGVSFMLPMVVAGGLLIALSFVFGITAFKEPGTLAAALMQIGGESAFKLMVPLLAGYIAYSIADRPGLAPGMIGGMLASTLGAGFIGGIIAGFLAGYAAKAINRYVRLPQSLEALKPILIIPLLASLFTGLVMIYVVGKPVAGMLESLTHFLDSMGTTNAILLGVLLGAMMCVDLGGPINKAAYAFSVGLLASQSYAPMAATMAAGMVPPIGLGIATFIARRKFAQTEREAGKAALVLGLCFISEGAIPFAAKDPLRVIPASIAGGALTGALSMYFGCKLMAPHGGLFVMLIPNAINHALLYLLAIVAGSLLTAVAYALLKRPEEVEMALEPAKA; encoded by the coding sequence ATGAAATTAGCCATTGTGACGGCCTGCCCGAACGGCATGGTCACCAGTGTGTTGTGCGCCCGCCTGCTGGACGCGGCGGCCCAGCGCCAGGGATGGAGCACCAGCGTCGAGGTGCATGACGCGGCCCATCCGGAGCGCCAGTTGTCAGCGGCCACCCTTGAGGCGGCCGAATGGGTGTTGCTGGTTGCCAGCGGCCCGGTGGACCTGTCGCGGTTCGTCGGCAAGCGCCTGTTCCGCAGCACCCCGGCCCAGGCTCTGCAGGATGTCGACGCGCTGCTGCGGCGTGGCGCCGAAGAGGCCGAGGTGTTTGTCGAGGTGCAGGCTCCAGAGGCGCCGCCTGCGGTATCGTCCGAGCGCGTCCCGCGACTGGTTGCGATCACCGCTTGTCCGACGGGCGTGGCTCACACCTTCATGGCCGCCGAGGCGTTGCAGCAGGCTGCGACGAAACTGGGTTACCACTTGCAAGTGGAAACCCAAGGCTCGGTTGGCGCCCGCAATCCGTTGAGCGCCCAGGCCATCGCAGAGGCGGACGTGGTGCTGCTGGCGACCGACATCGAAGTCGCCACCGAGCGCTTTGCCGGCAAGAAGATCTATCGCTGCGGCACGGGCATTGCCTTGAAGCAGGCCGAAGCCACGCTGAACAAGGCGTTGGTCGAAGGCCGGCAGGAAAGTGCCTCGAACAGCAGCGCGACGCCGGCCAAGGCGGAGAAGACCGGCGTTTACAAGCATCTGCTGACCGGCGTGTCGTTCATGCTGCCGATGGTGGTGGCCGGTGGTTTGTTGATCGCGTTGTCGTTCGTGTTCGGCATCACGGCGTTCAAGGAACCCGGCACCTTGGCGGCTGCGCTGATGCAGATCGGTGGCGAAAGCGCTTTCAAATTGATGGTGCCGCTGCTGGCCGGTTACATCGCTTATTCCATCGCCGACCGTCCGGGCCTGGCGCCGGGAATGATCGGCGGGATGCTGGCGAGCACCCTGGGCGCCGGGTTCATCGGCGGGATCATCGCCGGCTTCCTGGCCGGTTATGCGGCCAAAGCGATCAACCGCTACGTGCGTCTGCCCCAGAGCCTGGAAGCGCTCAAGCCGATCCTGATCATCCCGTTGCTGGCGAGCCTGTTCACCGGGCTGGTGATGATCTACGTGGTGGGCAAGCCGGTGGCGGGGATGCTCGAAAGCCTGACTCATTTCCTCGACAGCATGGGCACCACCAATGCGATTCTGCTGGGCGTGCTGCTGGGGGCGATGATGTGCGTCGACCTCGGCGGGCCGATCAACAAGGCCGCCTATGCATTTTCGGTGGGGCTGCTGGCCTCGCAGAGCTACGCACCGATGGCCGCGACCATGGCCGCCGGTATGGTGCCGCCGATTGGCCTGGGCATCGCCACCTTCATCGCCCGTCGCAAGTTCGCCCAGACCGAGCGCGAGGCCGGTAAGGCGGCGCTGGTGCTGGGGTTGTGCTTCATTTCCGAAGGCGCGATTCCGTTCGCGGCGAAGGATCCGCTGCGGGTGATCCCGGCCAGCATCGCCGGCGGTGCGCTGACCGGTGCGCTGTCGATGTACTTCGGCTGCAAACTCATGGCACCCCATGGCGGGCTGTTCGTGATGCTGATCCCCAATGCCATCAACCATGCGTTGCTGTATTTGCTGGCGATTGTGGCGGGCAGCCTGCTGACGGCGGTGGCGTATGCGCTGCTCAAGCGACCGGAGGAAGTGGAAATGGCGCTGGAGCCCGCCAAGGCCTGA
- a CDS encoding alkaline phosphatase D family protein produces the protein MSEFDLGRRRVMQAVGAGLLLPGLAPSVIASVKDRPVLTDGVQSGDLQGDRVMVWSRSDRPARMVVEWDTRSRFHNPRRFVSPVADSRSDFTARVELTGLPPDQAIFYRVHLEDAQSGVASEPWLGHLRSAPQIKRNIRFVWSGDTVGQGFGINPDIGGMRIYEAMRLRLPDFFIHSGDTIYADGPVPAQITTEGGRIWRNLTTEAKSKVAETLEEYRGNYRYNLMDENVRRFNAEVPQIWQWDDHEVVNNWSPGKQLDERYQTKDIGTLVGRARQAWLEYAPMRLQKADQGGRIYRKLSYGPMLDVFVLDMRSYREANDANLGAAKPFLGREQLDWLKRELKQSRAQWKIIAADMPIGLGVPDGEVSPGVPRWEAVANGDPGQAQGREVEIAELLGYLRKHQVRNYVWLTADVHYCAAHHYHPEQAAFQDFEPFWEFVAGPLNAGSFGPNVLDKTFGPEVVFQKAPPAQNTSPFAGYQFFGEVNIDGQSGEMGVVLRDLEGVAVFEKKLQPI, from the coding sequence ATGAGCGAATTCGACCTGGGCCGTCGCCGAGTGATGCAAGCCGTGGGGGCGGGGTTGTTGTTGCCGGGGTTGGCGCCGTCGGTGATTGCCTCGGTCAAGGACCGCCCTGTACTGACTGACGGTGTGCAGTCCGGTGACTTGCAGGGTGATCGGGTGATGGTCTGGAGTCGCAGCGACCGTCCGGCGCGGATGGTGGTGGAATGGGACACCCGCAGTCGTTTCCACAACCCCCGGCGCTTTGTCTCGCCAGTGGCCGACAGCCGCAGCGACTTCACCGCCCGGGTCGAACTCACCGGCCTGCCGCCTGACCAGGCGATTTTCTACCGCGTACATTTAGAAGACGCCCAGAGCGGCGTTGCCAGTGAGCCCTGGTTGGGCCATTTGCGCAGCGCGCCGCAGATCAAGCGCAACATCCGTTTTGTCTGGAGCGGCGACACCGTCGGCCAGGGCTTCGGGATCAACCCGGACATCGGCGGCATGCGCATCTATGAAGCCATGCGTCTGCGCCTACCGGATTTTTTCATCCACAGCGGCGACACCATCTACGCCGACGGCCCGGTGCCGGCACAGATCACCACGGAAGGCGGGCGCATCTGGCGCAACCTCACCACCGAAGCCAAGAGCAAGGTGGCCGAGACGCTGGAGGAGTATCGCGGCAACTACCGCTACAACCTGATGGACGAGAACGTGCGACGCTTCAACGCCGAAGTGCCGCAGATCTGGCAATGGGACGACCACGAGGTGGTCAACAACTGGTCGCCGGGCAAGCAACTGGACGAGCGCTACCAGACCAAGGATATCGGCACCCTGGTGGGCCGTGCGCGGCAGGCCTGGCTGGAGTACGCGCCGATGCGCTTGCAGAAGGCCGACCAGGGCGGGCGGATCTACCGCAAGCTGAGTTATGGGCCGATGCTCGATGTATTCGTGCTCGACATGCGCAGCTACCGCGAAGCCAATGACGCCAACCTCGGCGCGGCCAAACCGTTCCTCGGTCGGGAGCAATTGGATTGGCTCAAGCGCGAGCTCAAGCAATCCCGTGCCCAATGGAAAATCATCGCCGCCGACATGCCCATCGGCCTGGGCGTGCCCGACGGCGAAGTCAGCCCCGGTGTGCCGCGCTGGGAAGCGGTCGCCAACGGTGACCCGGGCCAGGCCCAGGGGCGAGAAGTAGAGATCGCTGAACTGCTCGGCTACCTGCGCAAGCATCAGGTGCGCAACTACGTCTGGCTTACCGCTGACGTCCACTATTGCGCTGCTCACCACTACCACCCGGAACAGGCCGCGTTCCAGGATTTCGAGCCGTTCTGGGAGTTTGTCGCCGGACCGCTGAACGCCGGCAGCTTCGGGCCCAATGTCCTGGACAAGACCTTCGGCCCGGAAGTGGTGTTCCAGAAGGCACCTCCGGCCCAGAACACCTCGCCGTTTGCCGGCTACCAGTTCTTTGGCGAGGTGAACATCGACGGGCAGAGCGGGGAGATGGGTGTGGTGTTGCGGGATCTGGAGGGTGTGGCGGTGTTTGAGAAGAAGCTGCAGCCGATCTGA
- a CDS encoding sulfite reductase flavoprotein subunit alpha: MLKKTLFQLHWFFGISAGLVLAFMGITGTAVSFQDEILRALNPQVLRVEKQPAGVLPPAELVEQIEAAAGKTVAMLWVETDSGNAARAIFAAPPGEKRGAMRYFNPYNAQFMGDVVGQDFFGLMLKLHRILALEDVGRQITGACTLILVFFCLSGLYLRWPRQWRNWRAWLTLDWRKKGRSFNWDLHSVAGTWCLAFYLLAALTGLTWSYDWYNKGVTRLLSDSPKEERVRNRGPVPDGPPPVADYRAMWSSIYSAAGPDLASYNVRMPPVAGQPATVFYLLKNSPHDRALNQIILDPATGVVSRHSRYSDKSLKAQLLTSVYALHVGSYFGLIGRILVTIAALTMPLFFITGWLLYLDRRRKKRQVRQARQELAANHGDAPAWLIGFASQSGFAEQLAWQTAGQLQAAGLPVNVRPLAGVSEQDLSNSTHALFVVSTFGDGEGPDSARGFERKVLGRPLGLERLQYSVLGLGDRQYENFCGFARRLHAWLAEHGGKTLFAPVEVDSGDPYALRHWQQQLAELTGQAPVDTWKAPDFEHWTLDRRTLLNPDSSGSGVYLLGLSAPGPSSWLAGDLVEVLPRNDLWAIEHFLDGLGIAGNARVQVDGLPQDLYQALATRQLPENRAHLVGLHAQALLDALAPLAMREYSIASIPADGVLELIVRQERHADGSLGIGSGWLTEHAPPGSAISLRVRRNSGFHLPPQGVPMVLLGNGTGLAGLRSLLKARVAEGPQRNWLLFGERQREHDFHCRDELQEWVTSGDLERLDLAFSRDQDQKIYVQDRLRESAALLKQWLADGAAIYVCGSLQGMASGVDRVLNDVLGAEEVERLIEQGRYRRDVY; encoded by the coding sequence GTGTTGAAGAAAACCCTGTTCCAGTTGCACTGGTTTTTCGGCATCAGTGCCGGGCTGGTCCTGGCATTTATGGGCATTACCGGTACCGCGGTGTCGTTCCAGGACGAGATCCTGCGGGCGCTGAACCCGCAGGTGCTGAGGGTGGAGAAACAACCGGCCGGCGTCCTGCCGCCCGCCGAACTGGTAGAACAGATCGAGGCCGCCGCCGGCAAGACCGTCGCCATGCTCTGGGTCGAGACCGACAGCGGCAACGCCGCACGGGCGATCTTCGCCGCGCCCCCCGGGGAAAAGCGCGGGGCCATGCGCTATTTCAACCCGTACAACGCTCAGTTCATGGGCGATGTGGTGGGCCAGGACTTCTTCGGCCTGATGCTCAAGCTGCACCGTATCCTGGCCCTGGAGGACGTGGGCCGGCAGATCACCGGGGCCTGCACATTGATCCTGGTGTTTTTCTGCCTGTCCGGGCTGTACCTGCGTTGGCCACGCCAGTGGAGGAACTGGCGTGCCTGGCTGACCCTCGACTGGAGGAAGAAAGGCCGCAGTTTCAATTGGGACCTGCATTCGGTGGCCGGTACCTGGTGCCTGGCGTTCTACCTGCTGGCAGCCCTGACCGGGCTGACCTGGTCCTACGACTGGTACAACAAAGGCGTGACCCGCCTGCTCTCCGACTCACCAAAGGAAGAACGGGTGCGCAACCGCGGCCCCGTGCCTGACGGCCCGCCGCCAGTGGCCGACTATCGGGCCATGTGGAGCAGCATCTACAGCGCCGCCGGCCCGGACCTGGCCTCCTACAATGTGCGTATGCCGCCGGTGGCCGGGCAACCGGCGACCGTGTTCTACCTGCTGAAGAATTCGCCCCATGACCGGGCGCTGAACCAGATCATCCTCGACCCGGCCACCGGCGTCGTCAGCCGCCACAGCCGCTACAGCGACAAGAGCCTCAAGGCGCAACTGCTGACCAGTGTCTACGCCCTGCACGTCGGCAGCTATTTCGGCCTGATCGGGCGGATCCTGGTGACGATCGCTGCACTGACCATGCCGCTGTTCTTCATCACCGGCTGGCTGCTGTACCTGGACCGTCGTCGCAAGAAGCGTCAGGTCCGGCAGGCGCGGCAGGAACTGGCCGCCAACCACGGCGACGCACCGGCATGGCTGATCGGTTTTGCCAGCCAGAGCGGCTTTGCCGAACAACTGGCGTGGCAGACCGCCGGCCAGCTCCAGGCCGCAGGGCTGCCGGTGAACGTCCGGCCACTGGCCGGCGTCAGCGAGCAGGACCTGAGCAATTCCACCCACGCCTTGTTTGTGGTCAGCACCTTTGGCGACGGCGAAGGGCCGGACAGCGCCCGGGGTTTCGAACGCAAAGTACTGGGTCGCCCCTTGGGCCTGGAGCGCTTGCAGTACTCGGTGCTGGGGCTGGGGGACCGCCAGTACGAGAACTTCTGCGGTTTCGCCCGGCGCCTGCACGCCTGGCTGGCGGAGCACGGCGGCAAGACCCTGTTCGCCCCGGTGGAAGTCGACAGTGGCGATCCTTACGCCTTGCGTCATTGGCAACAGCAACTGGCCGAACTGACTGGCCAGGCGCCGGTGGACACCTGGAAGGCCCCTGATTTCGAACACTGGACGCTGGACCGGCGCACCTTGCTCAACCCCGACAGCAGCGGCTCGGGCGTCTACCTGCTCGGCCTCAGCGCCCCGGGCCCGAGCAGTTGGCTGGCCGGCGATCTGGTGGAAGTGTTGCCGCGTAATGACCTGTGGGCCATCGAGCATTTCCTCGATGGCCTGGGCATCGCCGGCAACGCTCGCGTACAGGTCGATGGTTTGCCTCAGGACCTCTATCAGGCTCTGGCTACCCGTCAGTTGCCAGAAAACCGTGCCCATCTGGTGGGCCTGCATGCCCAGGCGTTGCTGGACGCTCTGGCGCCGCTGGCGATGCGCGAATATTCCATCGCCTCGATCCCGGCCGACGGCGTGCTGGAACTGATCGTGCGCCAGGAACGCCACGCCGACGGCAGCCTGGGCATCGGCTCCGGCTGGCTCACCGAACATGCCCCGCCGGGCAGCGCCATCAGCCTGCGGGTGCGGCGCAACAGCGGCTTTCACCTGCCGCCCCAGGGCGTGCCGATGGTCCTGCTCGGCAACGGCACCGGCCTGGCGGGCCTGCGCAGCCTGCTCAAGGCCCGTGTCGCCGAAGGCCCGCAGCGTAATTGGCTGCTGTTTGGCGAGCGTCAGCGCGAACACGATTTCCACTGCCGCGATGAGCTGCAGGAATGGGTGACCTCCGGCGACCTGGAACGCCTGGACCTGGCGTTCTCCCGGGACCAGGATCAGAAAATCTACGTCCAGGACCGTCTGCGCGAATCCGCCGCGCTGCTCAAGCAATGGCTGGCCGACGGGGCGGCGATCTATGTCTGCGGCAGCTTGCAGGGCATGGCGTCGGGGGTGGACCGGGTGCTCAACGACGTGCTGGGGGCCGAGGAAGTGGAGCGGTTGATCGAGCAGGGGCGGTATCGGCGGGACGTTTACTGA
- a CDS encoding TonB-dependent receptor yields the protein MSRQPLQLQANSPRLLASAIGVALTATSAAQLAQAAQESAEKAPSEAISLDATSITGEAQDTTSYQVEKASSPKYTAPLVDTPRSVTVIPQQVLKDTGALNMQDALRTVPGITFGAGEGGNPQGDRPFIRGFDAQGDTYLDGMRDTGSQSREIFAIESIEVSKGPNSAIGGRGAAGGTINLVSKKAHLGDTLDGGFTWGSDQTQRYTLDGNYQFSDSAAGRLNLMSHENNVAGRDKVNNDRWGIAPSLAFGLGTDTRVNLDYYHLESNDLPDSGIPYSMPASGLTADRTKSNPGKPNDGGDSSNFYGLTDRDFRKTRVDTATFAIEHDLSDALTVKNTLRHGSSMQDYILTQPDDSKGNVNNGSVWRRVNTRVSNVDTTTNQTDLFGDFYVAGFKNSFSTGIELSREKGEKSSYSVNTDTVPGTAAANTNCTPSMIGASSGFNCTSLSNPNPDDPWSGTIARNYAGTDTTSVTRALYAFDTLELTPQWLVNMGLRYDHFDTQYKTYNAAGTTTSKGDDVSEFITGQLGLVWKPADNGSIYASYATSATPPGNMVGEGQEGNPLGGTPDRNGNLLASDMEPETTKNYEIGTKWDLLDNRLSLTAAVFRTEKENARVQVDTTTYENAGKTRVDGLELSASGKITEKWQVFAGYSYLDSEQVDGGPLSVTNGNQLPNTPKNSASVWTTYALTSKLSIGGGAFYVDDVFGNVANTTMVDSYVRYDAMAAYKVSKHLDLQLNVQNLTDETYYDKALGNHFANQAAGRTALLSTNFHF from the coding sequence ATGTCGCGTCAACCATTACAATTACAAGCCAACTCACCGCGTTTGCTGGCGTCCGCCATCGGCGTCGCCCTCACTGCCACGTCCGCTGCGCAGCTGGCCCAGGCGGCGCAGGAAAGCGCTGAAAAGGCCCCAAGCGAGGCCATTTCCCTGGATGCCACCAGCATCACCGGTGAAGCCCAGGACACGACGTCCTATCAGGTCGAAAAAGCCTCTTCCCCGAAATACACCGCACCGCTGGTGGATACCCCACGCTCGGTGACCGTCATCCCCCAGCAAGTGCTCAAGGACACCGGCGCGCTCAATATGCAGGATGCCCTGCGCACCGTGCCGGGCATTACCTTCGGCGCCGGAGAAGGCGGCAACCCCCAGGGGGACCGTCCATTCATCCGCGGCTTCGATGCCCAGGGCGACACCTACCTGGATGGCATGCGCGACACCGGTTCGCAAAGCCGCGAAATCTTCGCCATTGAATCCATTGAAGTCAGCAAAGGCCCGAACTCGGCCATCGGTGGTCGTGGCGCAGCAGGCGGCACCATCAACCTGGTGAGCAAGAAGGCACACCTGGGCGACACCCTCGACGGTGGCTTCACCTGGGGCTCGGACCAGACCCAGCGCTACACCCTGGATGGCAATTATCAGTTCAGCGACAGCGCCGCCGGCCGTCTCAACCTGATGAGCCACGAAAACAACGTCGCCGGTCGCGACAAGGTCAATAACGACCGTTGGGGCATCGCGCCATCGCTGGCGTTCGGCCTCGGCACGGACACCCGGGTCAACCTCGATTACTACCATCTCGAAAGCAACGACCTGCCGGACTCGGGCATCCCTTACAGCATGCCAGCCTCGGGCCTTACCGCCGACCGTACCAAGTCCAACCCGGGCAAGCCCAACGACGGCGGCGACAGCAGCAACTTCTATGGCCTCACCGACCGCGACTTCCGCAAGACCCGTGTCGACACGGCGACCTTCGCCATCGAGCACGATCTGAGCGATGCGCTGACCGTCAAGAACACCCTGCGCCACGGCTCCAGCATGCAGGACTACATCCTGACCCAACCCGATGACAGCAAGGGCAACGTCAACAACGGTTCCGTCTGGCGCCGGGTCAATACCCGGGTCAGTAACGTCGACACCACCACCAACCAGACCGACCTGTTCGGTGATTTCTACGTCGCCGGGTTCAAGAACAGCTTCTCCACCGGCATCGAGCTGAGCCGCGAGAAAGGTGAAAAATCCTCCTACTCCGTCAACACCGACACCGTACCGGGCACCGCCGCCGCGAACACCAACTGCACCCCGTCGATGATCGGCGCGTCGAGTGGCTTCAACTGCACCTCGCTGTCCAACCCGAACCCGGATGATCCGTGGAGCGGCACCATCGCCCGCAACTACGCCGGCACCGACACCACCAGCGTCACCCGTGCGCTCTATGCGTTCGACACCCTGGAGCTGACGCCGCAGTGGCTGGTGAACATGGGCCTGCGCTACGATCATTTCGACACGCAGTACAAAACCTACAACGCCGCCGGCACCACCACGTCCAAGGGCGACGATGTCAGCGAATTCATCACCGGCCAGTTGGGCCTGGTCTGGAAACCGGCCGACAACGGCAGCATCTACGCGTCCTATGCCACTTCGGCCACACCGCCCGGCAACATGGTCGGCGAAGGCCAGGAAGGCAATCCGCTGGGCGGCACGCCGGACCGTAACGGCAACCTGCTGGCAAGCGACATGGAGCCGGAAACCACCAAGAACTACGAGATCGGCACCAAGTGGGACCTGCTCGACAACCGCCTCTCGCTGACCGCGGCGGTCTTTCGCACCGAAAAAGAGAACGCCCGGGTCCAGGTCGATACCACGACTTATGAGAATGCCGGCAAGACCCGTGTCGACGGCCTCGAACTGTCGGCCAGCGGCAAGATCACCGAGAAATGGCAAGTGTTCGCCGGCTACAGCTACCTGGACAGCGAACAGGTCGATGGCGGCCCGTTGAGCGTCACCAATGGCAACCAGTTGCCGAACACGCCGAAGAACAGCGCGAGTGTCTGGACCACCTACGCACTCACGTCGAAGCTGAGTATTGGCGGCGGCGCCTTCTATGTCGACGACGTGTTCGGCAACGTCGCCAACACCACCATGGTCGACTCCTACGTGCGCTACGACGCCATGGCCGCCTACAAGGTCAGCAAGCACCTGGACCTGCAACTCAACGTACAGAACCTGACCGACGAAACTTATTACGACAAGGCGCTCGGAAACCACTTCGCCAACCAGGCGGCGGGACGTACCGCGTTGTTGAGTACCAACTTCCATTTCTGA
- a CDS encoding Fe2+-dependent dioxygenase, whose protein sequence is MLLHIPGVFSPEEVQRIREALEQTEWADGKITAGYQSAKAKHNLQLPEGHPLAKEIGAAMLERLWNNPLFMSAAIPHKVFPPLLNCYTAGGSFDFHIDNAVRQPKGSAERVRTDLSATLFFSDPQDYDGGELEIQDTYGTQRVKLPAGDMVLYPGTSLHKVNPVTRGARYASFFWVQSLVREDSQRALLFEMDGAIQALTRDLPEHPSLIRLTGTYHNLLRRWVEV, encoded by the coding sequence ATGTTGCTGCACATCCCCGGTGTGTTTTCTCCTGAAGAAGTGCAGCGCATTCGCGAGGCGCTGGAGCAGACCGAGTGGGCGGACGGGAAGATCACGGCCGGTTACCAGTCGGCCAAGGCCAAGCACAATCTGCAACTGCCCGAGGGCCATCCCCTGGCCAAGGAAATCGGTGCCGCGATGCTCGAACGGTTGTGGAACAACCCGTTGTTCATGTCCGCCGCGATACCGCACAAAGTGTTCCCGCCGCTGCTGAACTGCTATACCGCCGGCGGCAGTTTCGATTTCCACATCGATAACGCCGTGCGCCAACCCAAGGGCAGCGCCGAGCGGGTGCGCACCGATCTGTCGGCCACTCTGTTCTTCAGCGATCCCCAGGACTACGACGGCGGTGAGCTGGAGATCCAGGACACCTACGGCACCCAACGGGTCAAGCTGCCGGCCGGGGACATGGTGTTGTACCCGGGCACCAGCCTGCACAAGGTCAACCCGGTTACCCGTGGCGCCCGTTATGCGTCGTTCTTCTGGGTCCAGAGCCTGGTGCGCGAAGACAGCCAGCGAGCACTGCTGTTCGAGATGGACGGGGCGATCCAGGCCCTGACCCGCGATCTGCCGGAGCACCCTTCGTTGATTCGCCTGACCGGCACCTACCACAACCTGCTGCGCCGCTGGGTCGAGGTCTAG
- a CDS encoding tetratricopeptide repeat protein, with translation MADFRLRREEVLDGERLKAMLDESPARAAQAILLAAGEGVLDAQALLGQILLDGQGIARDPLLALRWFDIAARRGHPMARNMLGRCHEHGWGCVADARVAARHYRLAAEAGLDWGMYNYANLLATGRGVAEDQAQALSLYRRAAESGHAKSMNLLGRYLEDGRYCPADPVTAVEWYRRSAEGGDFRGQFSYGCVLLAEARIEEGLSWLRQALEAGNPNFLRVATDTLRHVRLPGLEPLVAAYQARTAVLETSVPS, from the coding sequence ATGGCGGATTTCCGTCTGCGCCGCGAGGAAGTGCTCGACGGCGAGCGTCTCAAGGCCATGCTCGACGAAAGCCCGGCGCGGGCGGCCCAGGCGATTCTGCTCGCAGCGGGCGAAGGCGTGCTCGATGCCCAGGCGTTGCTGGGGCAGATCCTGCTCGATGGCCAGGGCATCGCCCGGGATCCGCTCCTGGCCCTACGCTGGTTCGATATTGCTGCGCGGCGAGGGCATCCGATGGCGCGCAACATGCTGGGGCGCTGCCATGAGCACGGTTGGGGTTGTGTCGCCGATGCCCGCGTTGCCGCCCGGCATTACCGTCTGGCCGCCGAGGCGGGATTGGACTGGGGGATGTACAACTACGCCAACCTGCTGGCGACCGGGCGCGGTGTGGCCGAGGACCAGGCGCAGGCCTTGAGTCTCTATCGTCGCGCCGCCGAGTCGGGCCACGCAAAGTCGATGAACCTGCTGGGGCGGTACCTGGAAGACGGACGTTACTGCCCGGCGGACCCGGTGACGGCGGTTGAGTGGTATCGACGTTCGGCCGAAGGTGGCGATTTTCGGGGGCAGTTCAGTTATGGCTGCGTGTTGCTGGCCGAAGCACGCATCGAAGAGGGGCTATCATGGTTGCGCCAAGCCCTGGAGGCTGGCAATCCCAACTTTCTCCGCGTCGCGACTGACACATTACGGCACGTCCGGCTCCCTGGTCTGGAGCCGTTGGTAGCGGCTTATCAAGCGCGTACGGCCGTATTGGAAACTTCCGTTCCTTCCTGA